A region of Lycium barbarum isolate Lr01 chromosome 1, ASM1917538v2, whole genome shotgun sequence DNA encodes the following proteins:
- the LOC132608066 gene encoding uncharacterized protein LOC132608066 has translation MLLIGTLRTLTSKHTTHSFNLLLIWQCGQSEPILPPEIKKLPCRPRKCRRKEQIENKTGKLSKRGVEMTCSLCHAKGHNKKGCPMNPQSVRGRGRARGRGTSTSSTRSSVCFSTVPSNSQPSRGRGRPKGSAKQAMTATFQSGRGTGQSSTSQASEASASITRRGAPFKRPRVVGMGVLQTQSGFKIVNPGMANQFATMPMNSTVVTGSLGHHKPRPGGLKWKRSPAITQQALQQMSGQKSENKSQSC, from the exons ATGTTGCTCATTGGTACACTAAGGACACTTACCTCAAAACATACAACACATTCATTCAACCTGTTACTAATATGGCAATGTGGCCAAAGTGAACCAATCCTCCCACCTGAGATTAAAAAGCTGCCATGTAGGCCAAGGAAGTGTAGAAGAAAGGAGCAGATAGAAAACAAGACAGGGAAGCTGTCAAAAAGAGGTGTTGAGATGACCTGCAGCTTGTGCCATGCAAAGGGTCACAATAAGAAGGGTTGTCCTATGAATCCACAATCTGTCAGAGGCAGAGGAAGGGCAAGGGGGAGAGGGACAAGTACTAGTTCAACAAGGTCAAGTGTTTGTTTTTCTACAGTACCAAGTAATTCCCAACCAAGTAGAGGAAGGGGAAGACCAAAAGGTTCTGCCAAACAG GCCATGACTGCTACATTTCAATCTGGAAGGGGTACAGGACAGTCGTCTACATCACAG GCTTCTGAAGCAAGTGCATCAATTACTCGAAGAGGGGCACCCTTTAAGAGGCCAAGAGTTGTGGGAATGGGAGTGCTTCAGACCCAAAGTGGTTTCAAAATTGTCAAT CCTGGAATGGCAAATCAGTTTGCAACCATGCCTATGAATTCAACAGTAGTCACTGGTAGTCTTGGACATCACAAACCAAGACCAGGAGGACTAAAATGGAAAAGGAGTCCAGCTATAACACAACAAGCTCTTCAACAAATGAGTGGACAAAAGAGTGAAAACAAGAGCCAAAGTTGCTGA